In Uranotaenia lowii strain MFRU-FL chromosome 2, ASM2978415v1, whole genome shotgun sequence, one genomic interval encodes:
- the LOC129743533 gene encoding uncharacterized protein LOC129743533, with amino-acid sequence MLSLQLQPETFFWVDSTTVLHWLKSAPSSWVTFVANRVSKIQLATENCSWNHVPGYENPADLLSRGTTAETLLQSDLWWHGPDWLKCGADKWPTQQHISQYNSEVLQEARKTPISVITATSTESFINDLTERFSSFRRMVNTIAYCRRLKLKKTDRPSSTILSCEEIEASENALISLVQQQEFSSEWSQLQQGKPVPTKSRLRWFHPFLSESRVIRIGGRLSHATLPYNTRHQILLPGTHRFSKLLVQHHHAKHLHAAPQLLISLLRTQYWIIGARDLAKRVVHACVICFRARPKQLEQFMGDYQPIA; translated from the coding sequence ATGCTATCGCTTCAGCTTCAACCAGAAACATTCTTTTGGGTCGATTCAACGACGGTCCTCCACTGGCTCAAATCTGCTCCATCATCCTGGGTGACCTTCGTAGCGAACCGGGTGTCGAAGATACAACTCGCCACCGAGAATTGCTCCTGGAACCACGTTCCAGGATATGAAAACCCAGCAGACCTTCTATCACGCGGCACGACAGCTGAAACTCTCCTCCAGTCCGACCTGTGGTGGCATGGGCCTGATTGGCTAAAATGCGGCGCAGATAAATGGCCAACTCAACAACACATTAGCCAATACAATTCTGAAGTCCTTCAAGAAGCACGAAAAACACCAATTTCTGTCATCACTGCAACTTCTACGGAGTCCTTCATCAACGATCTCACTGAGCGGTTTTCCTCATTTCGCCGAATGGTCAACACCATTGCTTACTGTAGGCGattaaaactcaagaaaaccGATCGTCCTAGCAGCACAATATTGTCTTGTGAGGAAATCGAAGCATCCGAAAATGCACTCATTTCACTTGTCCAACAGCAGGAGTTCAGCAGCGAATGGTCACAGCTACAACAAGGCAAACCTGTCCCAACAAAGTCCCGACTCAGATGGTTCCATCCGTTTCTGTCTGAATCTCGAGTCATTCGGATTGGGGGCAGGCTCAGTCATGCAACGTTACCCTACAACACCAGACATCAAATCCTGCTACCAGGCACACACCGTTTTTCCAAGCTCCTAGTTCAACATCACCATGCGAAACATCTACACGCTGCACCGCAGCTTCTCATCAGCTTACTTCGAACCCAGTATTGGATAATAGGGGCCAGGGACTTAGCGAAGCGAGTCGTGCATGCCTGCGTGATTTGCTTCAGAGCCCGTCCAAAACAACTAGAGCAGTTCATGGGTGACTACCAGCCAATCGCGTGA
- the LOC129743534 gene encoding uncharacterized protein LOC129743534: MARPFAITGIDYWGPIQIQPSHRRAAPRKVYVAVFVCFCTKAVHIELVSDLTAAKFIQALQRFVSRRGLCSEIYSDNGRNFVGAANELRQIVRRKEHQKALAEECTNNGIRWHFNPPKASHFGGLWEAAIASAQKHFLRVIGNHTLPYDEMETLLAQIESCLNSRPISSLSDDPSDFDPLTPGHFLVGGALKAVPQLDLSSIPYNRLNNWHRTQKLLQDIWKRWQLEYVSTLQQRSKWYKPPVIIQKGCLALLKDENSPPMSWKLARITDLHPGPDGITRVVTLRTSNSIFTRPVAKICLLPIEIPSAGTTSPPSNNATPDSPMKCSN, encoded by the coding sequence ATGGCCCGGCCGTTCGCGATCACCGGTATCGATTATTGGGGACCCATCCAGATCCAACCATCTCATCGTCGTGCTGCTCCTAGGAAAGTCTATGTGGCAGTCTTCGTATGCTTCTGTACGAAAGCTGTCCACATTGAACTTGTCTCTGACCTCACCGCTGCCAAGTTCATACAAGCTTTACAGCGCTTCGTCTCTCGTCGTGGGTTGTGCTCTGAAATCTACAGCGACAACGGTCGCAATTTCGTCGGAGCTGCTAACGAATTACGGCAAATAGTTCGCAGAAAGGAGCACCAAAAAGCGCTGGCGGAGGAATGCACCAACAACGGTATTAGGTGGCACTTTAACCCACCTAAGGCTTCGCACTTTGGTGGTCTATGGGAGGCCGCAATTGCTTCAGCTCAAAAACACTTTCTTCGTGTCATTGGAAATCACACTCTGCCGTATGACGAAATGGAAACTCTCCTAGCGCAAATTGAGAGTTGCTTAAATTCCCGACCGATATCATCATTAAGCGATGATCCATCCGACTTCGATCCTCTGACACCGGGGCACTTTTTAGTTGGTGGTGCCTTGAAAGCAGTCCCTCAATTAGACCTGTCCTCCATTCCCTACAATCGGCTCAACAATTGGCATCGCACGCAGAAGCTCCTACAGGACATTTGGAAGCGCTGGCAACTTGAGTACGTGTCCACTCTCCAGCAACGTTCGAAATGGTACAAGCCGCCCGTCATCATCCAAAAAGGTTGCCTGGCACTTCTCAAGGATGAAAACTCACCACCGATGAGCTGGAAGCTGGCTCGAATCACCGATCTGCATCCCGGACCAGACGGAATTACGAGAGTCGTAACACTTCGCACATCCAACAGCATCTTTACTCGACCGGTGGCAAAAATCTGCTTGCTTCCTATTGAAATCCCATCCGCTGGAACAACTTCTCCGCCAAGCAACAACGCAACTCCTGATTCGCCGATGAAATGCAGCAACTAA
- the LOC129744970 gene encoding glutactin-like, translated as MWPLIFIAISIALAQDTGPIVDIPSLGKVRGSIGQTTWTGQTINQYRSIPYAEAPIGKLRFQAPVAKKGWNSTLDGSEHGSQCPQLSDSDPNEDCLTLSVYTKDINESRPVMFYIHGGWFIFGAASSYQSNNLLESDIVLVVIQYRLGPLGFLSMENEQIPGNVAILDMILALEWVQTNIGYFGGNNSQVTIFGESAGSVGVSALLLTPLLQNRPVALFHRAILQSGSVFSPWAMSRNPVEGTHEIALRVGCAENNIESCLKETPVKALLKAFVGHRKDNIIDKGYPYVTGSTIVAGDFLGVFPLHPRNYLRNLSSDVAIMAGSTSQDGLFLLEDIDQLQPKLINSINNTYEILQFIQLLHEKFGLAELDGTLEAYELAYNFVNATTDQVSLREAILGFIDICGNHGIKAPTLNILLAASRINPNNSYLYSFDFGNRGISRITHLPISLDEPVRHAQDLFYLFPMIPLDGTDIKIAKTMTELWTSFACHGLPKAKEVQHWPPASKLYGPYLKINDPSTIGENYFTEFSATLNKFGTI; from the exons atgtggccTCTTATTTTTATTGCAATATCGATCGCATTGGCCCAGGATACTGGTCCGATTGTTGACATACCAAGCTTGGGGAAGGTTCGGGGTTCCATCGGTCAAACAACCTGGACCGGTCAGACAATCAACCAATATCGATCCATCCCGTATGCAGAAGCACCTATAGGAAAACTAAGATTTCAG GCACCAGTAGCTAAGAAAGGATGGAATAGCACTTTAGATGGATCTGAGCATGGCTCTCAATGTCCACAACTATCAGATTCGGATCCGAACGAAGACTGTTTGACATTATCAGTGTATACAAAAGAT ATCAACGAGTCGCGGCCTGTAATGTTCTACATTCATGGTGGATGGTTTATCTTTGGCGCAGCGAGTAGCtatcaatcaaacaacctaCTGGAGTCTGACATAGTTCTTGTCGTCATCCAATATCGGCTAGGACCCCTGGGATTCCTCTCGATGGAGAATGAGCAAATTCCTGGAAACGTAGCGATTCTGGATATGATATTGGCTCTCGAATGGGTTCAAACTAACATCGGATATTTCGGAGGAAACAACTCTCAAGTGACCATTTTCGGAGAGTCAGCCGGCTCAGTTGGTGTTTCAGCATTGCTTCTGACTCCTCTGCTTCAAAACCGTCCAGTGGCGCTATTCCATCGGGCGATTCTTCAGTCAGGTTCCGTTTTCTCCCCGTGGGCAATGTCACGAAATCCCGTTGAAGGCACCCATGAGATTGCTCTACGTGTAGGCTGTGCAGAAAACAATATCGAATCCTGTCTTAAAGAGACACCTGTAAAAGCATTACTGAAAGCTTTCGTAGGTCATCGCAAAGACAATATAATCGATAAAGGATATCCTTATGTCACGGGTTCGACGATTGTTGCTGGAGATTTTCTAGGTGTATTTCCATTGCATCCTCGAAATTACTTGCGAAATTTATCGTCAGATGTGGCTATCATGGCGGGATCTACTTCACAGGACGGTCTTTTTCTATTAGAAGATATTGACCAGCTACAGCCCAAGCTGATAAATTCCATCAACAACACCTACGAGATTCTACAGTTCATACAACTATTACACGAAAAATTTGGTCTTGCGGAACTCGACGGAACACTGGAAGCTTATGAATTAGCTTATAACTTTGTCAACGCTACAACAGATCAAGTTTCTCTGAGAGAAGCTATCTTAGGATTCATTGAT ATCTGCGGCAATCATGGAATCAAAGCTCCAACGCTGAACATATTGCTGGCAGCATCGCGAATAAATCCTAACAACTCATACCTGTACAGTTTCGACTTTGGAAATCGAGGCATCTCGAGGATTACCCACTTGCCGATCAGTTTGGACGAACCAGTTCGTCATGCGCAGGATCTGTTCTATCTATTTCCGATGATACCGTTGGATGGAACTGACATAAAAATTGCGAAAACTATGACGGAACTGTGGACTTCGTTCGCCTGTCACGGATTACCAAAGGCTAAGGAAGTGCAACACTGGCCACCCGCTAGTA AACTCTATGGACCGTATCTGAAGATCAACGACCCTAGCACAATAGGCGAAAATTATTTTACCGAGTTTTCGGCAACCTTAAACAAATTTGGTacaatatga
- the LOC129743532 gene encoding uncharacterized protein LOC129743532, which translates to MSNDRRLKNLRTRHRSLLASFSNIRAFVETYDEEQHECQVAGRLEHLVSLWNDFNGVQAELETLDEAEIDNHLKQRIEFESSFFEVKGFLLSKNKHSPSTPASSSSHSAPHSPAWSSHVRLPDVKLPVFSGSIDSWLNFHDLSVSLVHSSHELSNIQKFYYLRSSLSGEALKLIQTINISANNYIVAWTLLVEHYQKPARLKQSYVDSLFEFSTLKRESSTELRFLVERFEANVKVLKQLGEKTQFWDILLIRMLSIRLDPTTRRDWEEHSSTLSTVTFHDLTEFIQRRASVLEALSKNVEPVSNNVIKKSPTRLIASHGANQSNFRKCVVCSDHHPLYLCSTFSKLSLEEKEREVRQHQLCRNCLRKGHQVKDCSSTSACRYCRNRHHSQLCSTGISKTFDTTKQRQPTTSSNPQPSVSLPAASIEAPCFTTSKNNRKTILLATALLSLVDDNGTEHVARALLDSGSESCFITQSFSQLIKVHR; encoded by the coding sequence ATGTCCAACGATCGTCGTCTTAAAAACCTAAGGACCCGGCACAGGAGTTTGCTGGCATCCTTCTCTAACATCCGGGCATTCGTTGAAACCTACGATGAAGAACAACACGAATGTCAAGTTGCTGGTCGTCTAGAGCACCTGGTGTCGTTGTGGAATGATTTCAACGGAGTGCAAGCGGAGTTAGAAACTCTGGATGAAGCTGAGATCGACAACCATCTGAAGCAACGCATCGAGTTTGAATCTTCATTTTTCGAAGTCAAGGGATTTCTGTTAtcgaaaaataaacattctCCGTCGACGCCAGCATCGTCATCCTCTCATTCTGCGCCTCATAGCCCTGCTTGGTCGTCACATGTAAGACTACCCGACGTGAAACTTCCGGTCTTCAGCGGTAGCATCGACAGTTGGCTCAATTTTCATGACTTGTCCGTCTCGCTGGTCCACTCTTCTCACGAACTGTCTAATATACAAAAATTCTATTACCTCCGCTCTTCGCTAAGTGGAGAAGCCTTGAAGCTGATCCAAACAATCAACATCAGCGCAAACAACTACATCGTCGCTTGGACCCTTTTGGTTGAGCACTATCAGAAGCCTGCACGGTTGAAGCAATCGTATGTGGATTCCTTGTTCGAGTTTTCTACTTTGAAGCGTGAATCATCTACGGAACTGCGTTTTCTTGTCGAAAGGTTTGAAGCAAATGTGAAAGTCCTTAAGCAACTGGGGGAGAAAACGCAATTTTGGGACATCCTTTTGATAAGAATGCTTAGCATCAGACTCGACCCGACTACGAGACGTGACTGGGAAGAACACTCATCGACTCTATCGACAGTTACTTTCCACGACCTCACTGAATTCATCCAGCGACGTGCCAGTGTCCTTGAAGCCCTTTCGAAAAACGTAGAACCAGTATCGAACAATGTCATCAAGAAATCTCCTACGCGCTTGATCGCCAGCCATGGAGCAAATCAATCCAATTTCCGAAAGTGTGTAGTTTGTTCCGACCATCATCCGCTATATTTATGCTCGACCTTTTCAAAACTTAGTCTCGAAGAGAAAGAGAGGGAAGTTCGCCAACACCAGCTGTGTCGAAACTGCCTTAGAAAGGGCCACCAGGTTAAGGATTGTTCTTCTACAAGTGCCTGCAGATACTGCCGAAACCGTCACCACTCGCAACTTTGTTCTACTGGTATCTCCAAGACTTTCGACACAACGAAGCAACGACAACCAACTACTTCTTCGAACCCACAGCCGTCAGTGTCACTCCCTGCTGCTTCTATCGAGGCTCCATGTTTCACAACCTCCAAAAACAACCGCAAAACTATCCTCCTGGCAACTGCATTACTCAGCCTCGTCGATGACAACGGAACAGAGCACGTAGCCCGAGCACTTCTCGACTCCGGAAGTGAATCTTGTTTCATCACGCAATCTTTCTCTCAGCTCATCAAGGTCCATCGCTAA